The following are encoded in a window of Kogia breviceps isolate mKogBre1 chromosome 10, mKogBre1 haplotype 1, whole genome shotgun sequence genomic DNA:
- the RBM15B gene encoding putative RNA-binding protein 15B isoform X2 translates to MKRQSERDSSPSGRGSSSSAKRPREREREAEAGGRRAAHKASGGAKHPVPTRARDKPRGSGGGGGGHRDGRGAGDANHRASSGRSSGSGAGGGGRGAKASGDSGASGASPRASPLPPPPPPPGAEPAGPGSSAAAPEYKTLLISSLSPALPAEHLEDRLFHQFKRFGEISLRLSHTPELGRVAYVNFRHPQDAREARQHALARQLLLYDRPLKVEPVYLRGGGGGGGSSRRSSSSSAAASTPPPGPPAPADPLGYLPLHSGYQYKQRSLSPVAAPPLREPRARHAAAAFALDAAAAAAVGLSRERALDYYGLYDDRGRPYGYPAVCEEDLMPEDDQRATRNLFIGNLDHSVSEVELRRAFEKYGIIEEVVIKRPARGQGGAYAFLKFQNLDMAHRAKVAMSGRVIGRNPIKIGYGKANPTTRLWVGGLGPNTSLAALAREFDRFGSIRTIDHVKGDSFAYIQYESLDAAQAACAKMRGFPLGGPDRRLRVDFAKAEETRYPQQYQPSPLPVHYELLPDGYTRHRNLDADLRVRDRTPPHLLYSDRDRTFLEGDWTSPSKSSDRRNSLEGYSRSVRSRSGERWGGDGDRGLPKPWEDRRKRRSLSSDRGRTTHSPYEERSRTKGAGQLVDRGSDRTPERSRKENHSSEGTKESSSNSLSNSRHGAEERSHHHHHEAPDSSHGKKTRESERNHRTTEAEPKPLEEPKHETRKLKNLSEYAQTLQLGWNGLLVLKNSCFPTSMHILEGDQGVISSLLKDHTSGSKLTQLKIAQRLRLDQPKLDEVTRRIKQGSPNGYAVLLATQATPSGPGTEGMPMVEPGLQRRLLRNLVSYLKQKQAAGVISLPVGGSKGRDSTGMLYAFPPCDFSQQYLQSALRTLGKLEEEHMVIVIVWSTTLAGTRQRR, encoded by the exons ATGAAGAGGCAGAGCGAGCGAGACTCGAGCCCGAGCGGGCGCGGCTCGTCATCGTCGGCCAAGCGGCCGCGGGAGCGCGAACGGGAGGCGGAGGCGGGTGGGCGGCGGGCGGCGCACAAGGCCTCGGGCGGCGCCAAGCACCCCGTTCCAACGCGGGCCCGCGACAAACCCCGCGGCAgcgggggcggcggcggtggACATCGCGACGGCCGCGGCGCCGGGGACGCGAATCACCGTGCGAGCAGCGGCCGCTCCTCAGGCTCGGGCGCCGGCGGCGGCGGACGCGGTGCCAAGGCCTCGGGGGACTCAGGCGCTTCGGGCGCTTCGCCCCGCGCGTCTCCACTACCGCCACCTCCGCCGCCGCCCGGGGCCGAGCCCGCGGGCCCCGGCTCATCAGCAGCCGCACCCGAATACAAGACGCTGCTCATCAGCAGCCTGAGTCCCGCGCTGCCCGCGGAACACCTCGAGGACCGGCTCTTCCACCAGTTCAAGCGCTTCGGCGAGATCAGTCTGCGCCTGTCGCACACGCCTGAGCTGGGCCGCGTGGCCTACGTGAACTTCCGGCACCCGCAGGACGCGCGCGAGGCCCGCCAGCACGCCCTGGCCCGCCAGCTGCTGCTCTACGACCGTCCGCTCAAGGTGGAGCCCGTGTAcctgcgcggcggcggcggcggcggcgggagcagCCGgcgaagcagcagcagcagcgcggCCGCCTCCacgccgcccccggggccccccgCGCCCGCCGACCCGCTCGGCTACCTCCCGCTGCACAGCGGCTACCAATACAAGCAGCGTTCGCTGTCCCCGGTTGCCGCCCCGCCACTGCGGGAGCCCCGCGCCCGCCACGCCGCTGCAGCCTTTGCCCTGgatgctgccgccgccgccgccgtagGACTTTCCCGGGAGCGGGCCTTGGACTACTATGGGCTGTACGACGACCGCGGGCGACCCTATGGCTACCCGGCGGTGTGCGAGGAGGACCTGATGCCGGAGGACGACCAGCGGGCCACGCGCAACCTCTTCATCGGGAACCTGGACCACAGCGTGTCAGAGGTGGAGCTGCGACGGGCTTTCGAGAAGTACGGCATCATTGAGGAGGTGGTCATCAAGAGACCCGCCCGTGGTCAGGGCGGTGCGTATGCCTTCCTCAAATTCCAGAACCTGGACATGGCCCACAGGGCTAAGGTGGCCATGTCGGGTCGGGTGATTGGCCGCAACCCCATTAAGATAGGATATGGCAAGGCCAACCCCACTACTCGCCTCtgggtgggtggcctgggacctaACACCTCACTGGCGGCTCTGGCCCGGGAGTTTGACCGCTTTGGGAGCATTCGGACCATTGATCATGTCAAAGGAGATAGCTTTGCCTACATCCAGTACGAAAGCTTGGACGCAGCCCAGGCAGCCTGTGCTAAAATGAGGGGCTTTCCCTTGGGAGGTCCAGACCGCAGGCTGCGGGTGGATTTTGCCAAAGCAGAGGAGACTCGGTATCCCCAGCAGTACCAGCCCTCACCCCTCCCTGTGCATTACGAGCTGCTCCCAGATGGATACACCCGGCACCGAAACCTGGATGCCGACCTGCGGGTGAGGGATAGGACCCCCCCACACCTCCTGTACTCAGACCGAGACCGGACCTTTTTGGAAGGGGACTGGACCAGCCCCAGTAAAAGCTCTGACCGCCGAAACAGCCTCGAGGGCTACAGCCGCTCAGTGCGCAGCCGGAGTGGTGAGCGCTGGGGAGGAGATGGGGACCGGGGCCTGCCCAAGCCCTGGGAGGACAGGCGGAAGCGCCGGAGCCTTTCCAGTGATCGTGGGAGGACAACCCACTCTCCTTATGAGGAACGGAGCAGGACCAAGGGTGCTGGGCAGCTTGTGGACCGAGGCTCTGACCGCACCCCTGAGCGCAGCCGCAAGGAAAACCATTCCAGTGAAGGGACCAAGGAATCGAGCAGCAACTCCCTCAGCAACAGCAGACACGGGGCTGAGGAGCGgagccaccaccaccatcatgagGCTCCGGACTCTTCCCACGGGAAAAAGACACGAGAGAGCGAGCGCAATCATCGGACCACTGAGGCTGAGCCCAAGCCTCTTGAAGAGCCAAAACACGAGACCAGAAAGCTCAAGAATCTTTCAGAGTATGCCCAGACACTGCAGCTAGGTTGGAATGGGCTTCTAGTGTTGAAAAACAGCTGCTTCCCAACATCTATGCACATCCTAGAGGGGGACCAGGGGGTTATCAGCAGTCTCCTCAAAGACCACACTTCTGGGAGTAAGCTGACCCAGCTGAAGATTGCCCAGCGCCTTCGACTGGACCAGCCCAAGCTCGATGAGGTCACACGACGCATCAAGCAGGGGAGCCCCAATGGCTACGCAGTGCTCCTAGCCACACAGGCGACCCCCAGTGGGCCTGGCACTGAGGGGATGCCCATGGTGGAGCCAGGCCTACAGAGGCGGCTTCTCAGGAACCTGGTCTCCTACTTGAAACAGAAGCAGGCTGCAGGGGTGATCAGCCTGCCAGTGGGTGGGTCCAAGGGCAGAGACAGCACGGGCATGCTCTATGCCTTCCCTCCCTGCGACTTTTCACAGCAGTACCTCCAGTCAGCACTGAGGACATTGGGCAAGCTAGAGGAAGAACACATGGTGATAGTTATA GTCTGGTCCACTACCCTGGCTGGCACGAGGCAGCGCAGGTGA
- the RBM15B gene encoding putative RNA-binding protein 15B isoform X1 has product MKRQSERDSSPSGRGSSSSAKRPREREREAEAGGRRAAHKASGGAKHPVPTRARDKPRGSGGGGGGHRDGRGAGDANHRASSGRSSGSGAGGGGRGAKASGDSGASGASPRASPLPPPPPPPGAEPAGPGSSAAAPEYKTLLISSLSPALPAEHLEDRLFHQFKRFGEISLRLSHTPELGRVAYVNFRHPQDAREARQHALARQLLLYDRPLKVEPVYLRGGGGGGGSSRRSSSSSAAASTPPPGPPAPADPLGYLPLHSGYQYKQRSLSPVAAPPLREPRARHAAAAFALDAAAAAAVGLSRERALDYYGLYDDRGRPYGYPAVCEEDLMPEDDQRATRNLFIGNLDHSVSEVELRRAFEKYGIIEEVVIKRPARGQGGAYAFLKFQNLDMAHRAKVAMSGRVIGRNPIKIGYGKANPTTRLWVGGLGPNTSLAALAREFDRFGSIRTIDHVKGDSFAYIQYESLDAAQAACAKMRGFPLGGPDRRLRVDFAKAEETRYPQQYQPSPLPVHYELLPDGYTRHRNLDADLRVRDRTPPHLLYSDRDRTFLEGDWTSPSKSSDRRNSLEGYSRSVRSRSGERWGGDGDRGLPKPWEDRRKRRSLSSDRGRTTHSPYEERSRTKGAGQLVDRGSDRTPERSRKENHSSEGTKESSSNSLSNSRHGAEERSHHHHHEAPDSSHGKKTRESERNHRTTEAEPKPLEEPKHETRKLKNLSEYAQTLQLGWNGLLVLKNSCFPTSMHILEGDQGVISSLLKDHTSGSKLTQLKIAQRLRLDQPKLDEVTRRIKQGSPNGYAVLLATQATPSGPGTEGMPMVEPGLQRRLLRNLVSYLKQKQAAGVISLPVGGSKGRDSTGMLYAFPPCDFSQQYLQSALRTLGKLEEEHMVIVIDGRLPCCMHRNALRHLSTTGVSRPPALVALSPSAL; this is encoded by the exons ATGAAGAGGCAGAGCGAGCGAGACTCGAGCCCGAGCGGGCGCGGCTCGTCATCGTCGGCCAAGCGGCCGCGGGAGCGCGAACGGGAGGCGGAGGCGGGTGGGCGGCGGGCGGCGCACAAGGCCTCGGGCGGCGCCAAGCACCCCGTTCCAACGCGGGCCCGCGACAAACCCCGCGGCAgcgggggcggcggcggtggACATCGCGACGGCCGCGGCGCCGGGGACGCGAATCACCGTGCGAGCAGCGGCCGCTCCTCAGGCTCGGGCGCCGGCGGCGGCGGACGCGGTGCCAAGGCCTCGGGGGACTCAGGCGCTTCGGGCGCTTCGCCCCGCGCGTCTCCACTACCGCCACCTCCGCCGCCGCCCGGGGCCGAGCCCGCGGGCCCCGGCTCATCAGCAGCCGCACCCGAATACAAGACGCTGCTCATCAGCAGCCTGAGTCCCGCGCTGCCCGCGGAACACCTCGAGGACCGGCTCTTCCACCAGTTCAAGCGCTTCGGCGAGATCAGTCTGCGCCTGTCGCACACGCCTGAGCTGGGCCGCGTGGCCTACGTGAACTTCCGGCACCCGCAGGACGCGCGCGAGGCCCGCCAGCACGCCCTGGCCCGCCAGCTGCTGCTCTACGACCGTCCGCTCAAGGTGGAGCCCGTGTAcctgcgcggcggcggcggcggcggcgggagcagCCGgcgaagcagcagcagcagcgcggCCGCCTCCacgccgcccccggggccccccgCGCCCGCCGACCCGCTCGGCTACCTCCCGCTGCACAGCGGCTACCAATACAAGCAGCGTTCGCTGTCCCCGGTTGCCGCCCCGCCACTGCGGGAGCCCCGCGCCCGCCACGCCGCTGCAGCCTTTGCCCTGgatgctgccgccgccgccgccgtagGACTTTCCCGGGAGCGGGCCTTGGACTACTATGGGCTGTACGACGACCGCGGGCGACCCTATGGCTACCCGGCGGTGTGCGAGGAGGACCTGATGCCGGAGGACGACCAGCGGGCCACGCGCAACCTCTTCATCGGGAACCTGGACCACAGCGTGTCAGAGGTGGAGCTGCGACGGGCTTTCGAGAAGTACGGCATCATTGAGGAGGTGGTCATCAAGAGACCCGCCCGTGGTCAGGGCGGTGCGTATGCCTTCCTCAAATTCCAGAACCTGGACATGGCCCACAGGGCTAAGGTGGCCATGTCGGGTCGGGTGATTGGCCGCAACCCCATTAAGATAGGATATGGCAAGGCCAACCCCACTACTCGCCTCtgggtgggtggcctgggacctaACACCTCACTGGCGGCTCTGGCCCGGGAGTTTGACCGCTTTGGGAGCATTCGGACCATTGATCATGTCAAAGGAGATAGCTTTGCCTACATCCAGTACGAAAGCTTGGACGCAGCCCAGGCAGCCTGTGCTAAAATGAGGGGCTTTCCCTTGGGAGGTCCAGACCGCAGGCTGCGGGTGGATTTTGCCAAAGCAGAGGAGACTCGGTATCCCCAGCAGTACCAGCCCTCACCCCTCCCTGTGCATTACGAGCTGCTCCCAGATGGATACACCCGGCACCGAAACCTGGATGCCGACCTGCGGGTGAGGGATAGGACCCCCCCACACCTCCTGTACTCAGACCGAGACCGGACCTTTTTGGAAGGGGACTGGACCAGCCCCAGTAAAAGCTCTGACCGCCGAAACAGCCTCGAGGGCTACAGCCGCTCAGTGCGCAGCCGGAGTGGTGAGCGCTGGGGAGGAGATGGGGACCGGGGCCTGCCCAAGCCCTGGGAGGACAGGCGGAAGCGCCGGAGCCTTTCCAGTGATCGTGGGAGGACAACCCACTCTCCTTATGAGGAACGGAGCAGGACCAAGGGTGCTGGGCAGCTTGTGGACCGAGGCTCTGACCGCACCCCTGAGCGCAGCCGCAAGGAAAACCATTCCAGTGAAGGGACCAAGGAATCGAGCAGCAACTCCCTCAGCAACAGCAGACACGGGGCTGAGGAGCGgagccaccaccaccatcatgagGCTCCGGACTCTTCCCACGGGAAAAAGACACGAGAGAGCGAGCGCAATCATCGGACCACTGAGGCTGAGCCCAAGCCTCTTGAAGAGCCAAAACACGAGACCAGAAAGCTCAAGAATCTTTCAGAGTATGCCCAGACACTGCAGCTAGGTTGGAATGGGCTTCTAGTGTTGAAAAACAGCTGCTTCCCAACATCTATGCACATCCTAGAGGGGGACCAGGGGGTTATCAGCAGTCTCCTCAAAGACCACACTTCTGGGAGTAAGCTGACCCAGCTGAAGATTGCCCAGCGCCTTCGACTGGACCAGCCCAAGCTCGATGAGGTCACACGACGCATCAAGCAGGGGAGCCCCAATGGCTACGCAGTGCTCCTAGCCACACAGGCGACCCCCAGTGGGCCTGGCACTGAGGGGATGCCCATGGTGGAGCCAGGCCTACAGAGGCGGCTTCTCAGGAACCTGGTCTCCTACTTGAAACAGAAGCAGGCTGCAGGGGTGATCAGCCTGCCAGTGGGTGGGTCCAAGGGCAGAGACAGCACGGGCATGCTCTATGCCTTCCCTCCCTGCGACTTTTCACAGCAGTACCTCCAGTCAGCACTGAGGACATTGGGCAAGCTAGAGGAAGAACACATGGTGATAGTTATA gatGGAAGACTTCCCTGCTGCATGCACAGAAATGCCCTACGTCATCTTTCCACCACTGGCGTATCTCGTCCTCCTGCATTGGTGGCTCTCAGCCCCTCAGCTCTTTAG